Sequence from the Saccharopolyspora pogona genome:
TCAGCGACGACGCGCTGCACTCGTGGGGATGGCGGCTGGCGTTCGTCGTCGGCGGGCTGCTCGGGCTGATCGGGCTGTGGCTGCGGGTGTCGGTTGAGGACACCGAGTCGTTCACCGCGATGTCCGCCGCCGGCGAGAGGAAGGCGAACCCGCTCAAAACGATGTTCCGGGAACACCCGGGGGCCGCTTTGCGTGTCGTCGGCATCACCGTCGCTGGCACCCTGACGTACTACATCTGGATCACCTATCTGCCGACCTACGTGCACATCTCCACCGGAATTCCGCTCAACCTAGCTCTGCTTTCGCAGACGTTGTGTCTGGTCGTGTTCGTCGTGCTGCTGCCGTTCGTCGGGATGCTCTCGGACCGGATCGGGCGCAAGCCCACGATGAGCGCGTTCGCCGTCGGGTTCGTGGTGTTGGCCTGGCCGCTCCTGCAGCTCTTGGACGGCAGCTTCGGCATGTTGGTCGCCGTCCAGCTGACCGGCATGCTGCTTATCCTCGGCTACTCGGCCAACTGCGCCGTGATCATGGCCGAGCAGTTCCCGCCGGAAGTGCGGGCGACCGGGATCGCGCTGCCGTACGCACTGGCTGTGGCGCTGTTCGGCGGCACCGCGCCGTACGTCACGACCTGGCTGAGCGAATCCGGGCACGGCGACACGCTGTGGATCTACGTCAGCGTCGCGGCGCTGGTATCGCTGGTGGTGTACCTGACTATGCCGGAGACCAAGGACAAGGAGTTCAAGTGACCGGTCATGTGCTGATCACCGGTGCTACCGGCGGGTTGGGGCGGGCCATCGCGCGGGAGTTCACCGACTTCGGCGCGGCGCTGATCACGCTCGCCGACCGTACCGGGCCGGACGTGCTCGAAGCGGACCTGGAGCAACCCGAAGAGCCGGGGCGCATGGTGCGGGAGGCGTGGTCGCGCGCGCCGGTGGACGTGCTGGTCAACTGCGCTGGGACCTACCCGTCGGTGGACATGCTCGACGTCACGGCGCAGCAGTGGGATCGGATCTTCGCCCTCAACGTCCGGGCGCCGGTGCTGGCGACGCAGGAGCTTGCCAGGCGAGCGATCGCCGCCGGACGACCGGCGTCGGTGGTGAACATATCCTCCGGCGCGGCGCTGCGTGCCCGCCCCGGCGGCGGGCCATACGCGAGTTCGAAGGCGGCACTGGAGATGGCTACCCGTGCCGCCGCGCTCGAACTCGGCGCGCACGGGATTCGGGTCAACGCGGTCAGCCCGGGGTTCATCGCGGTCGACAGCGATTGCAACCCGGTGGCTCCCGAGTACGCCGCCGCGGTGTCGCGGAACCCGTTGGGACGGCCAGGAACCCCGTACGACGTTGCGCGGGCCGTGCGGTGGATCGCCGGGCCCGAGGCGGCGTGGGTGACCGGGGAGGTGCTGCGCGTGGACGGCGGCTCGAACACCGGCGCTGCGCATCTGCCCAGGTTGTGGCCGCCGGCCGAGGAGAAGGGGAGCGACGAATGACCTACACGGTCGTAGGTGGCGGTGCGATCGGCGGCACGCTGGCGTTCGACCTGGTTGCCGCCGGGCATGACGTGCTGATCGTCGATGCCGATGCTGAGCACGTCCAGGCGATCCGGGAGCACGGCCTGCGGCTGGAGCGCGGCGGAAGCCGCACCGCCGTCGAGGTGCGCGCGTGCACGGTGGCGGAGTTCACCGGCACCGCGGACCGCGTGCTGCTCGCGGTCAAGGCCCAGGCCACTGCGGCCGCGGCGGAGTGGATCGGCGAGCGGCTCGATCCGGACGGTTACGTCGTGTCCGTGCAGAACGGCTTCAACGAGCCGGTAATCGCGGAACGCGTCGGCTCGTCGCGCACCGTTGCCGCGTTCGTCAACCTCTTCGCCGACGTCGTCGAGCCCGGCGTGGTCCGGGACGGCGGTGCCGGGGCACTGGTGATCGGTGAACCTGGCGGGGCTGCGGTGTCGCAGCGCGTCCGGGACCTCGTGCACGACTTGCAAGCGTGGGGACCGGCGCAGGCCAGCGACAACGTCGACGGATTCCTCTGGGCGAAAGGGGGATTCGGCGCGATGCTGGCCGCGACCGCGCTGGCGGACGCGCCGATGGCAGACCTGATCGAGCGGCACGCCGCCGCCATGCACGGGCTGGCCGAGGAGGTCTTCGGCGTCGCGATGGCGCTCGGCATCAGGCTGGAGGCGTTCGATGCCTTCGAGCCGGCAGCCTTCGTCCGCGGCGTGTCGGCGGAGCAGCGGCGGGCCGCGACGGATCGGTTGGTGGCGTGGTTGCGCACCCAGCCCA
This genomic interval carries:
- a CDS encoding MFS transporter → MTTTTGTRLTGAHRKAIVAGTIGNTVEWVDWALYSIFVKIIADEFFPRGDGAVGLLSTLAVFAVGFVMRPVGAAVLGAYADRHGRKKGLTLTIGLMAGSSFVIALTPNYDTIGLFASVILLVARLVQGFSAGGEFGSSAAFLVESTTPGRRAFAGSWQQVSVGGGTLIASLLGTVLTSTLSDDALHSWGWRLAFVVGGLLGLIGLWLRVSVEDTESFTAMSAAGERKANPLKTMFREHPGAALRVVGITVAGTLTYYIWITYLPTYVHISTGIPLNLALLSQTLCLVVFVVLLPFVGMLSDRIGRKPTMSAFAVGFVVLAWPLLQLLDGSFGMLVAVQLTGMLLILGYSANCAVIMAEQFPPEVRATGIALPYALAVALFGGTAPYVTTWLSESGHGDTLWIYVSVAALVSLVVYLTMPETKDKEFK
- a CDS encoding SDR family NAD(P)-dependent oxidoreductase, whose protein sequence is MTGHVLITGATGGLGRAIAREFTDFGAALITLADRTGPDVLEADLEQPEEPGRMVREAWSRAPVDVLVNCAGTYPSVDMLDVTAQQWDRIFALNVRAPVLATQELARRAIAAGRPASVVNISSGAALRARPGGGPYASSKAALEMATRAAALELGAHGIRVNAVSPGFIAVDSDCNPVAPEYAAAVSRNPLGRPGTPYDVARAVRWIAGPEAAWVTGEVLRVDGGSNTGAAHLPRLWPPAEEKGSDE
- a CDS encoding ketopantoate reductase family protein; the protein is MTYTVVGGGAIGGTLAFDLVAAGHDVLIVDADAEHVQAIREHGLRLERGGSRTAVEVRACTVAEFTGTADRVLLAVKAQATAAAAEWIGERLDPDGYVVSVQNGFNEPVIAERVGSSRTVAAFVNLFADVVEPGVVRDGGAGALVIGEPGGAAVSQRVRDLVHDLQAWGPAQASDNVDGFLWAKGGFGAMLAATALADAPMADLIERHAAAMHGLAEEVFGVAMALGIRLEAFDAFEPAAFVRGVSAEQRRAATDRLVAWLRTQPKDRSGIWRDLAVRRRPVEVTAHYRTVLDRAAAADLPLLRTVLDGLRELERDPAGMSEARLDELDGLAQGSKGVV